GGCCCTTGTAAGACCTAATGTCCCTTCCTGAATTAAGTCAAGTAACTCTAATCCTTTCCCTTGGTATCTTTTAGCAAGGTTGACGACTAGTCTTAGATTGGCAGTTATCATCTCGTTTTTAGCTTTTTCGCCAATCTTGATCTTTTTTCTTTCATCTTGGGAATATTCACAAGCAGGCCCTTTGCCACCTGCCTCTTGACATCTATTAATAAGCAAGACCATTTCTTGGACTTTTCTGCCCATAGTGAGTTCTCTTTCGGGAGTCAAAAGTTGATGACGACCTATTTCACCAAGAAAATCGCTTAATGAACTCACGATTTACCTCATTGATTGATATATCCAACTTATAGTCAATTCATTAATAAGCCATACATGTAATAATTAATTAATAATTAATTAATAATTATTAATTAGTTAATTAACAATTTTTTTTCAAATTTTTAGGTTTAAAAAATTATAAATTATGAATTTTAATTATTTAATTTTTTCTTCTTGATTCTAGAACAGTAAGTACATCTCTCCACTCAACGCCTTTATGCATAAGGGCTACTTGTAGATGATAAATTAAATCAGCAGCTTCATTTGAGATTGAATTTTTATCATTATCTTTGCACGCCATTATAAATTCTGCGGATTCCTCTCCTATTTTCTTCAAGATAGTATTACTGCCTTTTGTTAATAATTGATTTGTGTAACTTTTTTCTGATGGATTTATTGATCTTTCGTGAATTGTATTAAATAATTCAGAGCTAATATTTGAGAAGGGAGTTGTTCTTTTCTCTTTTTTATCATTTTGATTAATTTGGATTTCGTTGAAAAAACAACTTTTTTCACCAGTGTGACATGCTCCTAAACCATTTTGTTCAATCAAAAGGATTAATGCATCATTATCGCAGTCGAATCTTATCTCCTTAAGTATTTGGGTACTTCCACTTGTAGCTCCTTTTCTCCAAATTTCTGATCTTGATCTACTCCAGTAATGAACGTTTTTGGTTTCAAGTGTCATTGCCAACGATTCTTTGTTCATCCAAGCAAGCATAAGAATTGATCCGTCTAGCCAATCTTGTGCTATTGCGGGGATTAATCCATAATTATCAAAGTGTAGATCTTCTATAGAAAAATTAGTTGAATAAGTCATTATGTTCGTTATGTTAAATACTACTAAATGTGTTTTATTAAAAATTATCCTAACAGTTAATTGATGTATATTCATTCTGCGAAATTTTCATGCAGCAAAAGTTACGAGGATTTTCCCTGTTCACATAGGCAATGGCGCCATGAAGGCCACTGCAGATTTGTTCATGGATATTCGAGATCATTCACCTTTTGGTTCACTGCAAAAAAGTTAGACCTAAATGGTTTTGTTGTGGATTTTTCAAGCCTAAAGCCCCTAGAAAATAGACTAAAGGAGCAATTTGACCATACTTTTTTAGTAAATAAAGATGATCCTTTGTTGAATTACTGGGAAAAATTACATGAGTTAGATGCTTTAGATCTGAGAATTATGGATAATGTGGGAATGGAGTCCACTTCTGCATTGATTTGGAGATGGGCTAATGAATACTTGCAGGACAAGGATAAAGGCAGAACATGTTGTTGGAAAACAGAATCAAAAGAAAATAAATCTAATAAAGCATGTTATGAGGAAATTCCTGAATGGTTCAAATTTTAGATTAAAGTTGTTAAATTTTAAGTAATATAATTCTTTAATTTAGATCTTTAATCAACAATTAGCTCTCCATTAACCAGATAAATTTTAATCTCGTCTTTATTAAGGTAATAATTATTCAATATATTATTTGAAATTTTTGTCTCAATTTGTTTTTGAATAATTCTTTTTAAAGGCCTAGCACCATAGGCATGATCGAAACTATTCTCGACAAGTTGGTTAATTGCCTCATCTGTAATTTTTAATTTTAAGTTTTTTTTGTTAAGTCTTTTTTCTAAATTTTGAAGCTGGATTTTTGCAATTTCATTTATGTCATTTAATTCTAAATTATTAAAAATAACTATTTCATCAAGTCGATTTAAAAACTCAGGCTTGAAAAATTTTTTAAGTTCATTATCTACAACCTTTTTAATTTCATTTGTATCTTCTTTTCTAACTGATAAATCATTTATTGATTGACTTCCTAAATTACTTGTGAGAACGATGATTGAATTTTTGAAATTGATGGTACGACCTTGACCATCAGTAATGATTCCATCATCAAGAACCTGTAAAAGAATATCTAAGATATCTTTATGAGCTTTCTCTATTTCATCAAGAAGTATCAATGAATAAGGATTTTTGCGTACAGCTTCAGTTAGTTGACCGCCTGATTCGAAACCTAAATATCCAGGAGGCGCACCTATGATTTTGCTAACTGAATGTTTTTCCATATATTCAGACATATCCAGTCTTGTCATTGAAGAATTTGAATCGAATATTACTTTTGCTACAACTTTACTAAGCTCTGTTTTTCCAACACCAGTTGGACCTAAAAAGAGAAAACTGGCTAATGGCTTGCTTGGATCATTTAGACCAGTCCTTGATCTCTTGATGGAATCTGCAACAGCTCTAATTGCACTATCTTGCCCAATAATTTTTTCTTGAAGGATCGATTCTAGGCTTAAAAGCTTATCTTTTTCTGACTGGTTTAAGTTCTGTACTGGAATCGTCGTCCATTTTGACACGACTTCTGCAATATCATCGAATGTTACCTCTTGCCTTAAAAGACTCGTTTCTCCTTTTTTGTGAGAATTAACCAAGGACTCACTTTTTTCTTTCAATTTTTTTTGTAAAGAATTTAAAGTTCCAAATTCTAATTCTGCTGCTTTGTTGAGGTCAAAACTCCTTTTGGCTTGATCTATTTTTAATTGTATGGATTCAATTTCCTCTTTTATGGTGCTAATCTCATCAATTTCATCTTTTTCTTTTTTCCATTGAGCGCCTAATTCTGCCTGTCTATCTTTTAGTGATAAAAGTTCATTATTGATTTTTTTTAATCTTTCTATAGAAAAATCATCTGTTTCTCTCTTTAAAGAGAATTTTTCCATCTCAAACTGTAAAACTTTTCGATCTATTTCATCAATTTCTTCAGGTTTGGAAGTTATGATCATATTTAATCTTGAGGCTGCCTCATCGATTAGATCTATTGCTTTGTCAGGAAGAAATCTGTCGTTAATATATCTTTCGCTAAGAGTGGCAGCTGCAACTAAAGCATTATCAGAAATTCTTACACTATGATGAACTTCGTATCTTTCTCTCAATCCTCTTAAAATTGATACAGTATCATCTATTGAAGGTGCAACAATTTTTATTTTCTGAAATCTTCGTTCTAGAGCAGGATCTTTTTCTATATTTTGTTTATGTTCACTAATAGTCGTAGCACCAATACATCTAAGTTCTCCTCTCGCAAGCATTGGTTTTAATAGGTTACTTGCATCTAAAGAACCTCCACTGGCACCCGCACCAACTACTGTATGAATTTCATCAATAAATAGAATGATCTTACCGTCTGATTCCTTTACTTTCTTTAGGACATTTTTTATTCTTTCTTCAAATTCTCCACGATATTTTGCCCCAGCTAAAAGTGAACCCATATCTAATGAAATTAGTTGCCTATTTTGTAGTGCAGAAGGTACATCGCCATTAATAATTCTTTGAGCCAACCCTTCCACTATGGCTGTTTTACCAACCCCAGGTTCTCCAATAAGAACAGGATTATTTTTTGTTCTTCTACTCAATATTTGAATTGTTCTTCTAATTTCTTCATCTCTACCAATAACTGGATCTAAGATTCCATCCCTTGCTGATTGAGTTAGATCAATACCATATTTATCTAAAGAATCATTTAAATTATCAAAGTCATTTTTTGTTGATGGATCTGACTTCATTTTCTTTATTGTTTCAAGGAATTCTGGAATACTTTTGTGATTTAAAATTTGAAATCTGTATTTAACATCATAAGCGAAACCGTAAATTAAGTGTTCTGTTGATATCACTACATCATCTAAAGTATTTTTAATATCATTTGCTTTTGAAAATATCTCATAAAGAGTATTACCAATATATAAATTATCTTGTTTATTTTTCATTTTTGACTTCGAATTTAATGAAGACATAATTTTTTTCTCAATTTTTTTGATATTTACATTATTTTCTTTTAAGATCTTTTTTGTAAGGTTGTCTTTTTTTATAAGAGCTAATAATAAATTGTCAGAATCTACGTCTTGTTGATAATTTCTATAAGCAATTTCTTTGCCAAAAAGAAAACAGTCCCAAGCAGAATTTGAGAATTCGCTGGGGACTATTTTCATCAATCAAAATATAATTATGACTGTAATAAGTATTAAATAAAAAGAACTTAAATTTATAAAGAATTATTCAACGACAACTTTACCTACCATTCCAGCACCTCTGTGGGGCTCGCAATAGTAATCATAAGTTCCAGCTGTATCAAATGTTTCTTCCCAAGACTCTCCTGGAGCAAAAGCTAAATCTGCATGACTAAGTTCCTCATGTCCATCGAAAACAGCATTGTGAGGAGCAAGTTTGTTATTGACGAATTTAACTGTATCACCAGCACTAATGGTTACTGTGCTTGGTTCAAATGCAAGCATTCCAGCATCAGTACCAAGTTTTACTTCAACAGTCTTAGCTGAAACAGATGAAATACCTAGACCTAGAGTTAAAACTATTGCGAATAACCCTGCAAAGATTGAACGTAACATAATTAAAATTTACTTATATATACATATTACAAGGCTTTGGGAACCTAACCGTGAGAATTTTAATTGTTATTACAGCTTGGTAACTTAGATAACCTTAAAATATCGTTCAGTGACTTGGCATAACTTGTAAGTTTGAAAGTCTCAGGATTCGTGATGGGGACATGATTGAAGTCATATTTTTTGATACTGAAGCTATCCCAAGGTGTGGTTTGGATAGGAAGAATTCTTAATAATAATTTTAGAATTTTTTTTGTAAGAGGTATCGCAAAATATCTCCTCATATTATTTCTTTTTAAAAGTGTAATTATGGCCTGATCAATTGAAATAAATTTCTGACCTAATACAAATTTTCTAAAGCCTTTGTATGTTTCTTCTCTATGATTTTTAATTAGAAAACCGCAAATTTGAGCAATATCATTTGCGTGTATAAAGTGAAATTTAGAATCGAGTTTTAAAAATCTTGCTAACCAAAGCCATTTCCCAATTTCTTGCAATCCACTAGTTAAATAACTCACAGGATATTTACTTTTTTTGCCAAGAGTTCCTCCGAAAACCAAGGTAGGGAAAACAGCGAATGTTTTTTCTGCATATACGCTTTCTCTCAGTTTCTGGAAACATTCATATTTTGTTTGTATGTACTCTGTTCCATAAATTAATGATTCCCTCATTAATTCTGTTTGTGTGTCAAGAATGCTAGCTGTTGAAAAATAAATAATCTTTTCTAACTTTTCAATATCAAGCATTTCAAGTAATTCTTCAAAAGCTTTGATATTTACTTCATACGCTCTTCTTGGATCCCCCCAAGCTGTAGCAGTATGTATTAGGTAATTAATTTGACTAATTTCCTTTTTATATTTATGTGATTCCCTGATATCGCACACCATTAACTTGACTTTTTTATTTTCTTGAATTGGAATTGGTAACTTACTTTTATCTCGCACCATGAGATAAAGCCTGAATTTTGTGTTTTTTAAAAACCAATCTACTAAATATTGGCCAACACATCCATTAGCACCTGTAATTAATAAGTTTTTATATGTCAAGTTTTTAACTAGTAAGTGAGTTTTTTCCCATGTTCAAAAAATGTTTGAGCATTTTCTTCTGGAGTCCCAGGTAAAATCCCATGACCTAAATTAAGAATATACTTCCGGTCTTTAATTTTATTAAAAGTATTATCTATCCTTTCTTTAATTGATTCTTTGTTCCCGAATAAAATACCAGGGTCAATATTGCCTTGAATTCCTATCCCACTAGGGATTCTTTTACAAGCCTCTTCAATGTCTACTGTCCAGTCTAATGAAATTATATCTACGCCTGTTTTTGCCATTCTTTCTATTACGCCAGCACTTCCTGAAATGTAAAGAATTACTGGTGTTTCAGGGTATTCCGCTTTTACAATGTCAACAACTTTTTTTTGATATGGTCCAGCAAAGATATCATAATCTTGTGGGCTTAGTTGGCCTGCCCATGAATCAAAAATTTGTACTACTTGCGCTCCAGATTTTATTTGATATTTAAGATATTCACCAATAGATTTTGCAAAATGATCAAGGAGTTTATGAAGTAAATCTGGTTCTTTAAAAGCCATTGATTTGATTAAAGAATAATTTTTACTGCTTTTACCTTCAACGACATATGCAGCGAGAGTCCAAGGTGCGCCAACAAAACCTAAAACCGTTGCCTCATTATTCACATCTTTTTTTAGTGAAGAAAGCACTTGCCCAACAAAACTTAAACTCTCACTTGGATTTAATTCTTTTAAATTCTCTATCTGGCTAAGAGTTCTTATTGGGTCCTCAATTATTGGACCTTTACTTTCTATTATTTCAAAATTTATTCCCATCCCTGGAAGAGGTGTGAGAATATCTGAAAAAAGGATCACACCATCTGGTTTGAAAGCATGAAAAGGCTGCATTGAAATCTCATATGATAGTTCTGGATTTTCAGACCTTTCTCTAAAACTAGGGTAACGCTCCCTTAAATCTCTATAGATTTTCATATATCTTCCTGCTTGCCTCATCATCCATACTGGCGGTCTATTAACTTTTTTACCTAATGCGGCAGAAAGTAGTAGCGGTAAATTTTCACCCATTTTTCAATAAGATATGTTTTTTTAAAAAAAAATTTTAAAATTCCAACTTAGAAATCTTACAATGCAAAGGATATCAAAAGCGTTATATGAACATTTATATGAAGTACTAAGTTAGATAAGCATTATTATTTTTCTGATTGATGTTTGAAGATACTTACGCTTAATGGGGGCAAAGCAAGTTCTAGAGCATTTTGATAATCATGAATATTGTAATTTATAGTTTCTTTACCTCCCATATTTCCTTTATTACTCCCCCCATATCTAGATCCATCTGAATTAAATATCTCCTTGTAGAATCCTTCTACTGGAACGCCTACTTTATATGAACCATGGGTATTAGGAGTAAAGTTGGCAACAACAACAAGCCATTCATTGGAATCGTTTTCTCTTCTCATAAAACTTATTACCGAATTAGATTTGTCATTACAATCAATCCATTGGAATCCATAAGGATCAAAGTCGTTTTTCCATAACGCAGGTTCATTTTTATAAAGTGCGTTTAGGTCATCAATCAAGTTTCTGATACCTTTATGAGGCTCAAATTCCAGTAATTCCCATTGCAGATCATCCCAAACATTCCATTCTTGTCTTTGTCCAAATTCCATTCCCATAAATATCGTTTTTTTACCAGGGTGGGTCCACATATAAGTTAGTAAAGCTCGAGTATTTGCATATTTCTTCCAGTCATCGCCAGGCATTTTATGCAAAAGATGACTTTTTCCATGTACAACCTCATCATGACTAAGAGCAAGCATAAAGTTCTCTGTATAGTTATAGGTTATAGAGAAAGTTACACTGTTTTGATGGAATTGCCTAAACCAAGGATCTATCTCAAAATAATCGAGCATATCGTGCATCCATCCCATATTCCATTTCAAATTAAACCCCAACCCTCCCATGTCAGTTGGTTTGGTTACCATTGGCCAAGTTGTTGATTCTTCAGCGATAGAAAGTGCACCTGGGAAATGTTGGAAGAGTACATGATTAGCCTGTTGAAGAAATTTAACGGCTTCTATATTTTCATTACCACCATTTTCATTGGGTATCCATTCTCCATCTGGGCGAAGATAATCTCTGTAAAGCATTGAGGCTACAGCATCTACTCTTATGCCATCAATATGAAACTCTTCAAACCAATAAACGAGATTAGCTACTAAGAAATTTCTTACTTCGTTTCTGCTGTAATTAAATATTAGAGTTCCCCATTCTTTGTGTTCACCTATTCGTGAATCTCCATGTTCGTAAAGATGACATCCATCAAAAAATGCTAAACCATGCTTATCTTTTGGGAAATGACCAGGCACCCAATCCAGAATTACACCTATGCCCTCTTCATGACATTTATTAACAAACTCTCTAAATTCATTTGGGGTGCCAAATCTACTTGTTGGTGCATACCAGCCTGTAACCTGGTATCCCCATGAACCATCGAAAGGATGTTCAGATATTGGCATTAGTTCAATATGAGTGAATCCTCTCTCTTTTACATAAGGTATAAGTTTTTTGGTTAATTCTGGATAAGTTAATAATCTTGAACCAGGTTTTAAATCGGCTGCAGGCACTGGGTCTCTTGGTTCACCATTGTCTTCAAGATATTTATTATCTGTTGATTCATGGAGCCAACTTCCTAAATGCATTTCATAAACTGAAATTGGCTTGTTAATTTGACTAGAAGAATCTCTATTTGAAATCCATGAACTATCATTCCAATTAAAGTTGTTCAATTTTGAAACTATTGAACCATTCTGAGGTCTGATTTCATGAAGGAAACCATATGGATCAGCTTTCTCATAAATATGACCTTGTTGTGTTCTTATTTCATATTTATATGTGTCTCCTTCTTTCATTGTTGGCATGAATAGTTCCCAAATTCCCCCTAATCTTTTTTGCATTGGATGATGTCTTCCATCCCAAGAATTTATATCTCCAATTATCGAGATTGATTTTGCATTTGGAGCCCAAATACAAAACATGACTCCTTTTTGATTCTTTTCTTCAATGAGATGTGCTCCCATTTTTTCCCAAATATGATGATGATTACCTTCTGCAAAAAGATGCCTATCTACTTCTCCCATCCACTCTTCTTTATATGACCAAGGGTCATGTTGTGTATGTGTGATACCTCCTCGTGAAATAGTTATTTCGTAATTAGAATTTGGATTTTCAGGCAGGATTGCTTCAAAAAGCCATTTATGATTAATGCTTTCTGCTTTGTAGGTTTTATTTTTAAAATTTATTTTAACTTCGTCTGCTTCAGGCATCCATATCCTTACTACCCATTGCTCTTCATAAAAATGAGGACCTAATATTTTTAATGGATTATCATTGCAACAATTTTCTAGGTTGATCGCTTCTGATTTAATCCAGTCTGCTTGAATTGTCTCGATCATGACTGGTAGATGTTAAGGATTAATAATATCAAAAGATTAACCAAAAAAATAATTATTTATTAAAAAAAAGGGGTCATTTTCATAAATGTTTTATTAAGGCTAAAACTTAGAGTAATAATTCTATGATTTGCTGAAGGTGCCCCAATATGGCCTTCCCCAAATCCAGGATTAACTCCAATAGCGGGATAAGCTGCTGGAGATATAGATAATCGAAGCTTGCTACCTTTTGTCAAACAAATATTTGTTGGCTGCATTGTTATTTGATAGATGCATTCTTCACTTATTTTGGAGTTTTTAACCCTTAAGAATCCAGTCGAAAATTGATTCACCTCCTCATCACCTTCTTCAACTAGAGATAAAGCGAGGCAGATATCGAAATTAGGCTGATCACTTTTTACTGGGATTTCTAATTTGGGAACTCCTTTTAAGTATTGATCTTCTTTAAAAGAATTGGTTTGGAAAACACCTACATCAAGTCGTTTATCAATAATATTTCTATTAAACTTTCCCGGATTTTGACCTAAATGACCACCGTCAGATGGAGTAGGTCTCCATGGGTCATTAACAATTGTGAACCATCCTGATCCTTTTGAATTTATTGTCAGACTTCCATCTTCGACATTTACATTTGCTGTGCCATCACTTTTGAGCCCAAAAATAAATTCAGGGTAAAATTTATTATCTAATTCTTCCCATTTATTTAATGAAATATTCCATATTTTTTTCTCACTTTTTGTAGTCTTACAATTAAAATTTTCATCTGATTTTAAATGTTTATCAAAGAATTTTAATAAAGATTCTTGCGATTCTTCCCACCAATTTAGATGTGTCGCATTCCCAATAATCATCTCTGGACTGCCACCGGCTTCTTTAGATTTTTTATAAAGATCAAAAGCACCTTTTAAATGTGGATCCCAAAGCCCCCCAATAATTAACATGGGTTGTTTAATCCATGTTGAAATTGGCTTAAATTCTTCAAAGGGGCTACCATTATTTAAATTTTTAAGCCATTCCAAAACAAAGCTATTAGGGTCATATTTTTTTAAAATATTAATTCCTTCCCTTAAATAACTATCATTTTCTAAGGCTAATCTGATCATTTCCCACTCAAACAATTTATTTTCTCTTTTCATTTTTAGTGCTGCGATTTGAAGTCCCCATGTAATATTGTTGTGCCACCAATATGCTCCACCATCCGCGCACCAATGATCCTTAATATTCATCCCAGTCATTGCTGGAGA
The Prochlorococcus marinus XMU1411 genome window above contains:
- the hisIE gene encoding bifunctional phosphoribosyl-AMP cyclohydrolase/phosphoribosyl-ATP diphosphatase HisIE, which codes for MTYSTNFSIEDLHFDNYGLIPAIAQDWLDGSILMLAWMNKESLAMTLETKNVHYWSRSRSEIWRKGATSGSTQILKEIRFDCDNDALILLIEQNGLGACHTGEKSCFFNEIQINQNDKKEKRTTPFSNISSELFNTIHERSINPSEKSYTNQLLTKGSNTILKKIGEESAEFIMACKDNDKNSISNEAADLIYHLQVALMHKGVEWRDVLTVLESRRKN
- the hemE gene encoding uroporphyrinogen decarboxylase encodes the protein MGENLPLLLSAALGKKVNRPPVWMMRQAGRYMKIYRDLRERYPSFRERSENPELSYEISMQPFHAFKPDGVILFSDILTPLPGMGINFEIIESKGPIIEDPIRTLSQIENLKELNPSESLSFVGQVLSSLKKDVNNEATVLGFVGAPWTLAAYVVEGKSSKNYSLIKSMAFKEPDLLHKLLDHFAKSIGEYLKYQIKSGAQVVQIFDSWAGQLSPQDYDIFAGPYQKKVVDIVKAEYPETPVILYISGSAGVIERMAKTGVDIISLDWTVDIEEACKRIPSGIGIQGNIDPGILFGNKESIKERIDNTFNKIKDRKYILNLGHGILPGTPEENAQTFFEHGKKLTY
- a CDS encoding NAD-dependent epimerase/dehydratase family protein, with the protein product MTYKNLLITGANGCVGQYLVDWFLKNTKFRLYLMVRDKSKLPIPIQENKKVKLMVCDIRESHKYKKEISQINYLIHTATAWGDPRRAYEVNIKAFEELLEMLDIEKLEKIIYFSTASILDTQTELMRESLIYGTEYIQTKYECFQKLRESVYAEKTFAVFPTLVFGGTLGKKSKYPVSYLTSGLQEIGKWLWLARFLKLDSKFHFIHANDIAQICGFLIKNHREETYKGFRKFVLGQKFISIDQAIITLLKRNNMRRYFAIPLTKKILKLLLRILPIQTTPWDSFSIKKYDFNHVPITNPETFKLTSYAKSLNDILRLSKLPSCNNN
- a CDS encoding ATP-dependent Clp protease ATP-binding subunit; its protein translation is MKIVPSEFSNSAWDCFLFGKEIAYRNYQQDVDSDNLLLALIKKDNLTKKILKENNVNIKKIEKKIMSSLNSKSKMKNKQDNLYIGNTLYEIFSKANDIKNTLDDVVISTEHLIYGFAYDVKYRFQILNHKSIPEFLETIKKMKSDPSTKNDFDNLNDSLDKYGIDLTQSARDGILDPVIGRDEEIRRTIQILSRRTKNNPVLIGEPGVGKTAIVEGLAQRIINGDVPSALQNRQLISLDMGSLLAGAKYRGEFEERIKNVLKKVKESDGKIILFIDEIHTVVGAGASGGSLDASNLLKPMLARGELRCIGATTISEHKQNIEKDPALERRFQKIKIVAPSIDDTVSILRGLRERYEVHHSVRISDNALVAAATLSERYINDRFLPDKAIDLIDEAASRLNMIITSKPEEIDEIDRKVLQFEMEKFSLKRETDDFSIERLKKINNELLSLKDRQAELGAQWKKEKDEIDEISTIKEEIESIQLKIDQAKRSFDLNKAAELEFGTLNSLQKKLKEKSESLVNSHKKGETSLLRQEVTFDDIAEVVSKWTTIPVQNLNQSEKDKLLSLESILQEKIIGQDSAIRAVADSIKRSRTGLNDPSKPLASFLFLGPTGVGKTELSKVVAKVIFDSNSSMTRLDMSEYMEKHSVSKIIGAPPGYLGFESGGQLTEAVRKNPYSLILLDEIEKAHKDILDILLQVLDDGIITDGQGRTINFKNSIIVLTSNLGSQSINDLSVRKEDTNEIKKVVDNELKKFFKPEFLNRLDEIVIFNNLELNDINEIAKIQLQNLEKRLNKKNLKLKITDEAINQLVENSFDHAYGARPLKRIIQKQIETKISNNILNNYYLNKDEIKIYLVNGELIVD
- a CDS encoding CocE/NonD family hydrolase — encoded protein: MSGSRWFDKSLVLRDGIRLISRIWLPNGNGPWPALLMRQPYGREIASTITYAHPEWWASQGYMVIIQDVRGMGSSEGVFNGFSQEASDTSETHKWVRSLKECNGKLGLYGFSYQGFTQLTSELNSKPPDCLSPAMTGMNIKDHWCADGGAYWWHNNITWGLQIAALKMKRENKLFEWEMIRLALENDSYLREGINILKKYDPNSFVLEWLKNLNNGSPFEEFKPISTWIKQPMLIIGGLWDPHLKGAFDLYKKSKEAGGSPEMIIGNATHLNWWEESQESLLKFFDKHLKSDENFNCKTTKSEKKIWNISLNKWEELDNKFYPEFIFGLKSDGTANVNVEDGSLTINSKGSGWFTIVNDPWRPTPSDGGHLGQNPGKFNRNIIDKRLDVGVFQTNSFKEDQYLKGVPKLEIPVKSDQPNFDICLALSLVEEGDEEVNQFSTGFLRVKNSKISEECIYQITMQPTNICLTKGSKLRLSISPAAYPAIGVNPGFGEGHIGAPSANHRIITLSFSLNKTFMKMTPFF
- the glgB gene encoding 1,4-alpha-glucan branching protein GlgB, with the translated sequence MIETIQADWIKSEAINLENCCNDNPLKILGPHFYEEQWVVRIWMPEADEVKINFKNKTYKAESINHKWLFEAILPENPNSNYEITISRGGITHTQHDPWSYKEEWMGEVDRHLFAEGNHHHIWEKMGAHLIEEKNQKGVMFCIWAPNAKSISIIGDINSWDGRHHPMQKRLGGIWELFMPTMKEGDTYKYEIRTQQGHIYEKADPYGFLHEIRPQNGSIVSKLNNFNWNDSSWISNRDSSSQINKPISVYEMHLGSWLHESTDNKYLEDNGEPRDPVPAADLKPGSRLLTYPELTKKLIPYVKERGFTHIELMPISEHPFDGSWGYQVTGWYAPTSRFGTPNEFREFVNKCHEEGIGVILDWVPGHFPKDKHGLAFFDGCHLYEHGDSRIGEHKEWGTLIFNYSRNEVRNFLVANLVYWFEEFHIDGIRVDAVASMLYRDYLRPDGEWIPNENGGNENIEAVKFLQQANHVLFQHFPGALSIAEESTTWPMVTKPTDMGGLGFNLKWNMGWMHDMLDYFEIDPWFRQFHQNSVTFSITYNYTENFMLALSHDEVVHGKSHLLHKMPGDDWKKYANTRALLTYMWTHPGKKTIFMGMEFGQRQEWNVWDDLQWELLEFEPHKGIRNLIDDLNALYKNEPALWKNDFDPYGFQWIDCNDKSNSVISFMRRENDSNEWLVVVANFTPNTHGSYKVGVPVEGFYKEIFNSDGSRYGGSNKGNMGGKETINYNIHDYQNALELALPPLSVSIFKHQSEK
- a CDS encoding 6-carboxytetrahydropterin synthase, with amino-acid sequence MYIHSAKFSCSKSYEDFPCSHRQWRHEGHCRFVHGYSRSFTFWFTAKKLDLNGFVVDFSSLKPLENRLKEQFDHTFLVNKDDPLLNYWEKLHELDALDLRIMDNVGMESTSALIWRWANEYLQDKDKGRTCCWKTESKENKSNKACYEEIPEWFKF
- the petE gene encoding plastocyanin, coding for MLRSIFAGLFAIVLTLGLGISSVSAKTVEVKLGTDAGMLAFEPSTVTISAGDTVKFVNNKLAPHNAVFDGHEELSHADLAFAPGESWEETFDTAGTYDYYCEPHRGAGMVGKVVVE